A stretch of DNA from Oreochromis aureus strain Israel breed Guangdong linkage group 10, ZZ_aureus, whole genome shotgun sequence:
TCCCACACACTCATGGCAAACCTCCCGAGTTATTTCAAAGCACACGGCCACTCATTCAGAATTCAAATACAGATCCTCTGAGAGGTCAGCATGTAGAATGACCCCTGCTGGGGCTGGCCAACTTTGTTATGGTAAGCCCACGAGCTGCTCAGACATGAAAAAACTCAGCGGCAGCAGCAGAAGGGAAGTTCCCTCCTAGTGCATAACGTAAACTTGGCTCCAATAAAAGCATCCGTTGGCACCTCAGCGGACAACAGGAAATCTTTGTTTAGTAAAAAACATCCCGTTGTTGGCCCCGGGTTGGATGACCCTTCTTGTTGCAAGACAGTGTAGTCGTTGTTCTTGAGCTCCATATTTAAAGCTCTGTTTACTGAACAAAGCAGCCTTACTCTTAAGAtaaacaacaaagacttcatGTGTAGGTGGGCGTACATGCGCTGgctacatatctgtgtgtcgGTCCAATGCCTGTTTGTCACAGTACCACTTGGTATGTATTGTTTAACATAGCGCTAGACAGCATGTCTGACCCTCTGGTGTTCAGGGGTCGCAGCACCCAAAGTTAGAAGCTGGCAGAGTAATTGACAAAGAGCATATCCATTCTAACAGTTATTCAGTTTCTATcagatttctcagactttttaaaagtcaaattTAGTGCTCTGTTCTGATAAATGATGATATTCTATTAGACCAATCCGAGAACAAGCTAACTTCAATCATTTCTTCCTAAaaaccatcaatgtgtcttttagaTCCCATCCCTGCTGCTTAATAAAGTTccaccattaattaatgcttcaattgTAAATATGATTAACTAATCTTTATTATCAGGCCATGTACCACAGGTTTTTAACCTGCCAGTAAATCAcccattcatttaaaaaaaaaccttaattgATTCGGCTTTCTTAGCTAATTATATACTGATTTCTAGCCtcccttttatttaaaaaattctcGAAAGTGTAGTTGTCAAACAGTTAACTGATCACTTGCAGAGGAATGATTTggtttgaagagtttcagttgGGATTTAGAGTGCAACATAGCACAGAAGCAGcattagtgaaggttacaaatctTCTTATAACCTCTGgaagtggactcatctctgtgcttgtacTGCTACACCTCAGTGAAGCGTTTGATTTCAAAAGGAGTACTACAGAGATAAGAACATACATTAGGTATTAAAGGAATttcactgcagtggtttgaatcatatctatcgCTTAGATTCCAATTTGTTTGTGTAAATGGAGCCTACTTCTCACACACAgtcatggagttccacagggttctgtgctggGACCAACACTATTTGCTTTAAACATGCTTCACTTGGGAATATGATAGCAACTTTCATTGCATAATATCACTAAAATTAGAGACATCCTGCCTCAGCGTGATGCCGAAAAGCTGGTTCacacatttattacttctaggcgcAACTCCTCTGCTTCCTTAATACCAGATCACTCTAACAGATTCCTGAAAAGTCTCTAGTTAATCCAGAATTGGAGCTATAAAAAGAAACCATGTGTTTCCCATATTAGCTTCttttcactggctccctgttaaattcaTAGTTGAATTTGAAACCTTTCCCCACACACTCAGGCTCTGAAAGGTCACACAACACTGTACTTTCCTAACAGAGCACCTTGTTCTCAGACTGGTGGCTTACGTGCGGTTTCCAGATTTGATAAAAGTTTAGTCAGAAGCTGAGCATTATTAGGCCGTCTGTGGGACcggctcccagtttggattcagaaaATTCATCCTCACTACTTTtgaaacttttgtttttgatcAAACCTATAGTTGGTGCTGGATCAGGTGATTCTGAACCACACCTTAGTGACACTGCAATAGGCTTAGGCTGCCGTGGAGTTTCCCATGATGCAGTGAGCGTTCCTTCTTCActattttttgcactctctgtaTGTTTATACAGCACTGCTGCATTTAATAAATAGTAATTACTAAACACTGTCTCTCCTGCTCCAACCCTGTCTAGTTGTgacaaaggtttcttcctgttaaatttgGGGTTTTCCTTCTCGTTTTCGCCAAGAGGTTGGGGTAGGGGTTTGTGTGattgctataaaaataaaactgaactcaaCTGAAGCACGTTAGTACGTAGAACACGTTCCATTTTTTACCTgaaatgcaaaacagaattTGAACCCACAATGACAGAGCTGCTGAATCACTTTACTCGACCCAGTCAATGGGCTTTTATTATGTTTCCAGCAATAGATCCATTTCATTCACAGTGACACAACAGATTTCCATAAAATTAATATGCAGTACTAAGAAAACAttgtaaaagtaaaatgtaaatgGAGGATGTTttgaagaaaataaagcaattttgcatttttctttattaGTTTAATTCAAAGTGCAGTGATGAAAAAACACGAATGCCAATAAAACTGCACCACTTTTGTTTGATCAAAGGATCTTGGAGACCTTGCCACAGTTATTTTATGACTTCTTTCATGTTATTCCCAACTCAAAGAGTAATGAATGTTTGGCCCAAATCTGGCCCACCTCATCGGATTTGGTGCAAATCTGACTTCTGCAGCTCAGCCACAGGTCCACTTTATCTTATTGCCACATTTGTGCCACAGATAACACTCACAACATTTGCCAGTGTTATATTGGTAAGTGTCAGAATGATCCCAGATAAGGTCCAAATGTTCAGGACCCTTTGTTCTTCTTATCACTAAAGCCAGCGTGATATTGGCCTAATTGTATGCAGCAGGATGACTTTTTAACAGATCAGGTATCTGGATAAGAAACAAACAGCTAAACAACAGCAAGTGTCTTTGACTTTTgatgcacagtactgtacatcCATATGCTCTTTATACCAGAGAAAGGGTATATATCATCGGGTAAATATATGCTGAAAAGCAGACATTGTAAATCATATTGAAGTTTTTTGCTCAATGATAATGgagaaataaaagctgaaaaacaaaggaaCATGATGTTACATTCAGAGGATAtattcttttttgtttacttctgtagaggtgtaaataaacagcaaagtACTGTAAATCATGGTGAGTTATTAAAATACACAGTTTGTTTCACCGTTAAAGCAACAGCGAACACGAGGAAATGGAGAATTGTCACTGAGGATGTACAGTATGTGCAGTACCTGAGGTTTTTTTAAGTGGCTGGTGACAAAATCAGTTTTGGTCAAGGTGCATGTACATCTCATCTTCGCAGAATGCCTGTGACTACTCTCCTAACACAAACACCAGCAGCTAGTCTTCTCTGTGAAGTTTATTTGCTTCTTCCTTATTCTCCGCAGGCTGAGGTGTAGCGTTCCTGATGCTTACTCTGCCTCTCCGTCTTGGCCGGTGCTCTGAGAACCAGTTGGAGACGGTCATGGCGAGGCGGAGGAAACCCAGGCTGATGCAGTGCACCTCTGAGGTGATGGGAATATCGGAAAAGAGGGCGTGGTCCCGGCACATGAGGGCGCTGCTGCATTCAAAATCTTTGACGACATTGAGGATCTCCTGTCGCTCTGCCTGCCGCATCATCCCTCGGACATTCAGCAGGGTGGAGACATGCTTCTTCCTGCAAAGAGGAAGGATACAGGGAGGATGGAGGATAAATGGGTATTAATCGGAAATTAGATCCGTGTGGTGTTGTCAAGAAGTGCCATGACGCTCAATAACGGTCATTTTCTCTGAGTCACTGTGTTCACTTCTGGGAAGGACAGAAAATTCAGTGGCCGACTAAAATTTTGCATGGTGATGATTTTAAATCATATCGAGTCTACTTAAATTTACAAGCTTTATTTAAACTTAAACTTAACTTTAACACTGAATAAGCTAAAAACAAGAATCACTTGTGtatgtaaacttttaaaaattacactttatgttttttcttaatACAGTGCTTTACAAATTTATTTGACCACCTGTCATATAAACAAGAAAATACAAGTTTTTAGaaatctgccaaaaactgaaaatgactgTATACActgaattcacatttttatacCCAACTATGAGACAGACTTCTCTGAGAAGTGCAATTTGGCAGcttaatcaaaaaataataatgatctgCTTCACTATTTTCCtcatgttttgaaaaaaaactgcatatttaaaaattaatgGATACTAACAgtaattatattttagcattaaaaatatcatttttaatgCTCTTGTTTAAACTAGTGGATTAACCatcacagaataaaaaaaaacaatttaaagaaaatgattttGATAACTACCagcagctgtggcataaaccttACATTGGGTGGTGATCTAATAAAATTGTTAAGCACTGTATTGTATTtatcatttgcattttttcaTACTTTTTATCCACTAAGTGTAGACACAGCCGTAAATGCGTGATGTGACTCTTAAGGTAGATGAATAAAAGACTCAGAAAACTCCAGGAAATCCTGAATTTGATTTCCTGAAAGACTTGCGGGTCTGTCATAAGGTACAAACAAATGCAGCAAGTTAATGTGTCTCTAGGTCTGAACTGCtactttttctcttctcttccacACCTTTCTCGCTCTGATTCAAAGAGTGGCACCAGTCTGTCTCCTGCAGGATGGCAGGAACAGGAAGTATTCGGCAGCAGCTTCCTGTCTGTTCCTCGGAGGGTTATGCGTCACATGCATTAGGTCGAAAACCGTCACTAATGTGAGTCTTAATCTGTGCGCAAACAGGCTGGAACTCCCCCCCAGAGGCTTGTCTGCTTCATCCATTCTCAAAACAGACCCGCGCCGCTCCAAAAATAGCAAAGTTAATGTAGATATGTTTCCGCGCACCTTTTCCTTGTTTTGATCCAttgcaacaaaaaaacatatgcaggcttacatttttcttgttttagcGCAGTgccaaaaacaacacagcaaaTGTGTAGCAGTAAGCATAAAAGAATATAGGACCTTTGGGAGGGACCAGTGTAGAGAGCATCTGTTTTATAGATGTTTCCTGGTTGTAACATTTCAAGACTGTTCATttgtgagggggaaaaaaatccttaCCGTATATCTGGAAATTCTTTCACCAGGACAGCCACCTCCATTTGGATGGAGGGCGTGTCCTCCAGGAGAATGATGTCAGCAAGGTGACAGATGATGCTGTCCAACCAGGAGGAGCTCGATTCCTGAGGCAGAGAGGAGGCAACAATTCATTCACAGGAAACTCAGGACTACAAGATAAATCAAGTACTTTGAACGTCAGTAAGACTACAAAAGTAGCGTATAAATGCAAGCacgctacataaataaatacaaatctgTCAAGTTgtccagctgtgtttttgtttgaactTGTGATTTGGTTTGGGCACTTAGTTCTGGTGATTACGCCTAAAATACCTCAAATACAGTGGACgaaattttaaaacacatataAAAGGCTAAAGGCTGGCATCCTTGCAAATCTAATGGCAATGTATTGTTAGATATGAGAGTCATAAACTCATAAAAGATTCTGCAGACAAGGCACATGCACTAAAGCGAAAGATGAGACACTGGATTGGTAGAATGAGAAGAGCACAAATGGACTGCAAGAAAACGCGAGTTCCACTTATTTATTCTCATTGCCCATCCAAATGACCTCTTCTTaagtcttaatgtgtttttcaggcAAGATGTGACAAGCAGTTTAGTGAACAATGAAACCCAGAGAGGAAGCACAGGTTAATGCCTCTGGAGGCCAAACACTTAGGAATTTGATTAGTGAATACCAGACCTCAACCTCTGCTTTcccagttcttgtttttttctcaggAACACTGAGGAAAAGAGAGGTTGCTTGCCACTCACTAAAAATAACAACGTCTTTTTTTGGTGGTCGTTAAAAACTCATCCTCCCCCAATGCTCCCAAGTTCCCAGTTTCCACAGAAACTTCATCCCGCTCCTCAGCGAAAAAGGCCATCAAGGCCATTCCAGAGCCACATCAAAGTGGGCCAGctgacaggaacaggaagtttCCTCCGAacacagcagcttcctgttgtcAGCTGAGGTGACGGACACTTGTTTGAACTTGGAGATAGAAAGGGGGCAAATGCCATGCCGTCAGGCCTCGTTGTTTGACTCCCTCTTCCCCACTTTGGCAAGTGCTAACGTAAGCCCGGTTCATCCATCTCCATCTCACTGACGGCAGCCATTTTTCAGAGCTCAGTCCTGTATCAACACTGTCTGTGTTATTCCTGACCTAGGAAATTCCAGGGTCAGGCTCCAGTCACAGCCGGCACACTCTTTCCCCCTCCCCGTTCCAAGTTTTTGAGAATCAGCACTTTGGATCTGTTTGTGCTCCCCGGAAACATAAACACTACTTGTGTCTTGGACTCGGTGAATTTCCTTCTCCATATTCGGAGACCATTAGCactctaaaatatatttttcttttccacactAACACagtctaattaaaaaaaaaaaaatgttttgtgtctgcagacCAGACTTACCAGATCCTTAAAGAGTCCTTTGAGCTGCTTGGCCTCATCTTGCAGGCGGAAAGccatcctcttcctcatctTGGAGGATGTGCACATGAGGCGTCCCCTCATAATGGCTCTGACATACTCCACTAGGACCCGCCGGTGCACCTCACCCACCAGTGTCTGTCAGTCATAACAGCAATTGCAGATTAGCTATAGTTTTATATAGTTTGATACCTTTATACATTGAAAATATTATCGACTGCCAGTTCAACCGTGTATTGACCTGATAGGGTGGAGAGTCCATCCTTCTAAATTTCTTGAAGTGTTGTTTAATACTGGCTTCAATAGACTCGAAGGCTTCTGTGTTGTTCAACCACTTTCTCTTCATCAGTTTGTCAAAGAAGGGCTAGAAAGGCAACAGACAAAGTACAGATTAAGAACAGATTAACACGGTTTAGTGTGGATGGTTTTATTACTTGAAATGTCAGATATAAGAATGAGGTAAAGACTCTACTTTATACtcattgtttattattattattattattattattattattattattattattattatattattattattatattattattattattattattatcatgttGGACAGTTGTATTTATTAGCTGTTTTTGTCTAAACAGCTAACAAAAAAGCTAATGAAACAGCTAAACAGCTGTGTGTACACAAAACACTTCTGCCCGAGATACTGACTTTTCATGTGTTACATGTAAGTTCTCCATATAATTCGGTGTATtatcaaaataataaaagacaCAAGTATGTGACCTGCAACTTAGCAACAAAAAAATACCGTATTGTTTTGGCTTACCTGCCATGAATACAAATCTGCCAGAAACTTGTTCAGAACTAAAAATAAGTAAACTCACTGAAATGAATTTGTGCTTTTTACCAAAAGCATAACCTTCAACCACTAAAACtatttttctgttcaggaatgcaagtaaataactgtaattttgTATCTTCACCTGATAAATAATAATGTGCTTTAaggtttttccatttttgtacAGTAAATTGAAAAATTCtttgataagaaaaataagtatattttagcattaaaatataattttattgaaGAGCTTGTGCATACTGGTGGAGTAACCATTGCAGTAATATACACAATGATTTTGCCAATTACCATTACAGTACTGTTAATTTAGGGTAGCTGTGGCACAAACCTTACACTGGGTGATGCTCTcataaatttgttaagcacaGCACATCTGGGTCGTGATCGTAATTATGTTTTCAGAAAACTATCTTTAATGGCTCAGATGAATCTTGCCACTGTCCTACTCACTCTGATGTGGTCAAATAGCCTGTCAGTCAGCACCCTCACTGACTGGTTGATGATCCTGTCCAATGAGGAGTTGGCTTTCTGTGCAGATTCCTCACTGCCCTGTGGGTCACACTGCCTGCAGCGGTCCACAAAGGATCTACACATTACACAAGAAAAATGacatttcagtttagtttctgtAGCTCTTTTAGAAAATGTTCAGATATGTAGTTTCACTGATCTTTGCCAACCTGAGAGGAGGGCAGCAGTTAACCAGAGCTATGGTCCTTGAAACATATCCATCTCCTCGGTCTCCAAATTCTGCCTGACTGTCATGAAACATCTCCACCTTCCTCTGGAAACTGAATGCATAGAGGTTTTATGAGAACACTTTGAATCCtaatactctctctctctttctcagtagatagatatatagatatgaTTTAACAGCTATAACCTTAAACTACTGTCCACACACCTGTAAATGAAGTCAGCCAATCCAACGAGACTGCAGCGAGCCACTCTTGCTCCTAGAAACTGGTTCACAGATGTAGATCTGTCCAAATCCACCTTTACCCTCTGAAATTTTAAAAGACATGAGTGATAAGACAGAGGTTTCAATCAAGAAAAATGTTACTGAAATAGTACGACTTTGTACCTGGATTACTGAGCATGCTAGGTGAGACTGATACTCCTCTATGTGCAGAGTCTGGGCCCATCGCCTCTCCTCTTCATCCAGCACATGGATCAGCTCTGTTGTCACCTTATCCTGAAAATTGAAAAAGCAGGAAATGTAAATGCATCTCTTATCCACATTTTCCCAGCAATAGACATTAAAACACTCTTTTCTCACCCTGACTACACTAATGCAGTCTTGTTCCAGCCTATCCACTGTCTCTTGAGGCAGAATACCATCCAGTGTGCTGTAGTTGATGGGTGTGGCGGTGCCGATAGTTCCTAGGACATCCCTGGTGGAAAAGAATTAATGGAAAAATGTAACTAGTAATAAAAGCTTGTTGTGTGTGTCGTTATTGGAGCAGGCAATCATTACCAACCTGTTATAGATGTTGTAGAACCAGTCAAGTAGTGAGTATACGTCTGTGATCTGCAGTGGGCCACTGGTAATAGTGCGAAGACGTGTGGCCACAGCTCGATGGTAACTTTCCACATACACCTGGAAGGCTGCAAACTCCTCTGGGTAAATGGATATAGCGTTCCTTCTCGCT
This window harbors:
- the exoc3l2a gene encoding tumor necrosis factor alpha-induced protein 2, whose product is MPILKKLPGRSKSCHEFPRVNGELILPRLDLDIRDLNELKDLKELNELKDLNKNLNPFEDVDLDDDDDRNRGDTGLIMGEVRGNLQLKSSCDGEEEENEVNAGKHGAGNPKVKPLRGTLERICGVSPLKTLGKLGKGLRISGRSVWGNNTPHYSPGDSNTLPAEKEKRKGLRRSSEGIMTLLRFTGRRKEERRESLPCGDLSVGNEVETSRRSSFLRMVSLGKLKRESMSDKASQETEEEMEEEAEDPVVKTREPLSVLEILQLVNHRDLLLADTHIQELERECELLSLLPNTTPPTLTPTLCPSTPPSMLPLSSSLDESLSSNATLDSSRRKAKDVELLYEALQKEMWDVVRESLRQPSAGPNLGLVVLVIQQEEHADAAWALREETKPEREVPRIQPSQRPRRLKMKWRQAVAEAADWSLPHQVDTQAGQLASYLERLKCRMVDDLDAARRNAISIYPEEFAAFQVYVESYHRAVATRLRTITSGPLQITDVYSLLDWFYNIYNRDVLGTIGTATPINYSTLDGILPQETVDRLEQDCISVVRDKVTTELIHVLDEEERRWAQTLHIEEYQSHLACSVIQRVKVDLDRSTSVNQFLGARVARCSLVGLADFIYSFQRKVEMFHDSQAEFGDRGDGYVSRTIALVNCCPPLRSFVDRCRQCDPQGSEESAQKANSSLDRIINQSVRVLTDRLFDHIRPFFDKLMKRKWLNNTEAFESIEASIKQHFKKFRRMDSPPYQTLVGEVHRRVLVEYVRAIMRGRLMCTSSKMRKRMAFRLQDEAKQLKGLFKDLESSSSWLDSIICHLADIILLEDTPSIQMEVAVLVKEFPDIRKKHVSTLLNVRGMMRQAERQEILNVVKDFECSSALMCRDHALFSDIPITSEVHCISLGFLRLAMTVSNWFSEHRPRRRGRVSIRNATPQPAENKEEANKLHRED